One window from the genome of Thermus islandicus DSM 21543 encodes:
- the truA gene encoding tRNA pseudouridine(38-40) synthase TruA — protein MRRLLLLTEYDGTHFAGLQRQGPGLRTVQGELEGALPGIGALAKAVAAGRTDAGVHALAMPFHVDVEGKIPVEKVPEALNRLLPEDLKVVGAREVAPDFHARKDALWRAYLYRVLVRPHPSPLLRHRALWVRRPLDLAAIREALPLLLGRHNFLGFAKEEGRQGVRELLEARLEEAEGEAGLEVRFYFKGTSFLRGQVRGMVGTLLEVGLGKRPPESLRAVLESGDRRLAGPSAPAHGLYFVEAAYPEAKLRP, from the coding sequence GTGCGCCGCCTCCTCCTCCTTACCGAGTACGACGGCACCCACTTCGCCGGGCTCCAGCGGCAGGGACCAGGCCTGCGCACCGTGCAGGGGGAGCTGGAAGGAGCCCTTCCCGGCATCGGGGCCTTGGCCAAGGCCGTGGCTGCGGGGCGCACCGACGCCGGGGTGCACGCCCTGGCCATGCCCTTTCACGTGGACGTGGAGGGCAAAATCCCGGTGGAGAAGGTGCCCGAGGCCCTGAACCGCCTCCTCCCCGAGGACCTGAAGGTGGTGGGCGCAAGGGAGGTGGCCCCCGATTTCCACGCCCGTAAGGACGCCCTCTGGCGGGCCTACCTCTACCGAGTCCTCGTGAGGCCCCACCCTTCCCCCCTCCTCCGCCACCGGGCCCTCTGGGTAAGGCGGCCCCTAGACCTCGCCGCCATCCGGGAGGCCCTCCCCCTCCTCCTCGGGCGGCACAACTTCCTGGGCTTCGCCAAGGAAGAGGGGCGCCAGGGAGTGCGGGAGCTTCTGGAGGCCCGCCTCGAGGAGGCCGAGGGGGAGGCTGGGCTCGAGGTGCGGTTCTACTTCAAGGGCACGAGCTTTCTCCGGGGCCAGGTGAGGGGCATGGTGGGCACGCTGCTGGAGGTGGGGCTGGGAAAGCGGCCCCCGGAAAGCCTAAGGGCCGTCTTGGAGAGCGGGGACCGCCGCCTGGCCGGCCCCAGCGCCCCGGCCCACGGCCTCTACTTTGTGGAAGCTGCTTACCCCGAGGCCAAGCTCAGGCCCTAA
- a CDS encoding ABC transporter permease, translating into MATVTAKPQSRTFFGLFWRRFRRHRMAMASLVVILLLILMAIFAPWLAPYDPTAQPTGADVGQYYFNPPSREHLLGTDDLGRDVLSRIIYGSRISLLVGFAVAFSSVVLGTVMGTLAGYFSGRPLRFYLGPLRREKEGFYPWTFAVWRILSWFLYYGAIYLALSIAWALAEDGMRAGRLGSYLGFGLALALGLYAAWYGLKGQIRLDLDVAISRLIDFMLTIPTLPLLLVLSALLRDPGVKVGQWAQGVFGDAASVFVIIAILVLFGWLGTARLVRGNILSLREQDYATAAQALGATDLRIMFRHLVPNTLAPLIVQATLQVGGAILTEAALSFLGFGIQPPVATWGNMLTNAQEYIFTAPWLALPPGFMIFVTVLAFNYLGDGLRDALDPRSRL; encoded by the coding sequence ATGGCGACGGTAACTGCAAAACCTCAGTCTAGAACCTTCTTTGGCCTCTTTTGGCGCCGCTTCCGCCGCCACCGGATGGCCATGGCCAGCCTGGTGGTGATCCTCCTGCTGATCCTCATGGCGATCTTCGCCCCCTGGCTTGCGCCCTACGACCCTACGGCCCAGCCCACGGGGGCGGACGTGGGCCAGTATTACTTCAACCCCCCTTCCCGGGAACACCTCCTGGGTACGGACGACCTGGGCCGGGATGTGCTTTCCCGCATCATCTATGGGTCCAGGATCTCCCTTCTTGTGGGCTTTGCCGTGGCCTTCTCCAGCGTGGTCCTGGGGACGGTCATGGGCACCCTAGCGGGGTACTTTTCCGGGCGGCCCCTGCGCTTTTACCTAGGTCCTTTGCGCCGGGAAAAGGAGGGGTTTTACCCTTGGACCTTCGCGGTGTGGCGGATCCTCTCCTGGTTCCTTTACTACGGGGCGATCTACCTGGCCCTTTCCATCGCCTGGGCCCTGGCGGAAGACGGGATGAGGGCAGGGCGCCTGGGGAGCTACCTGGGCTTTGGCCTGGCCCTGGCCTTGGGGCTCTACGCCGCCTGGTACGGCCTCAAGGGGCAGATCCGCCTGGACCTGGACGTGGCCATTAGCCGCCTCATTGACTTCATGCTCACCATTCCTACCCTGCCCCTGCTCCTTGTCCTCTCGGCCCTCCTCCGCGACCCCGGGGTCAAGGTGGGCCAGTGGGCCCAGGGGGTGTTTGGGGATGCCGCCAGCGTCTTCGTCATCATCGCCATTCTGGTCCTCTTCGGCTGGCTGGGAACGGCGCGGCTGGTGCGGGGGAACATCCTCTCCCTCAGGGAGCAGGACTACGCCACCGCGGCCCAGGCCTTGGGGGCCACGGACCTCCGCATCATGTTCCGCCACCTGGTGCCCAACACCCTGGCCCCCCTGATCGTCCAGGCCACCCTGCAGGTCGGCGGGGCCATCCTCACCGAGGCGGCGCTTTCCTTCCTGGGCTTCGGCATCCAGCCCCCTGTGGCCACCTGGGGCAACATGCTGACGAACGCCCAGGAGTACATCTTCACCGCACCCTGGCTGGCCCTGCCCCCTGGGTTCATGATCTTCGTCACGGTGCTGGCCTTCAACTACCTAGGGGACGGCCTCCGGGATGCCCTTGACCCGCGAAGCCGGCTCTAA